The following proteins are co-located in the Ensifer sp. WSM1721 genome:
- a CDS encoding type I secretion system permease/ATPase — MTDHRDPPWEQFATDGDEAADEAEFSPQTPAADAACQQLLRRIDRTENVLDHSVKEFDKVVDQLRGAAAARIRQETDRADTAAPPASERSATAMAEVMQQTRTPALKADNANTAEIVPGPRGGSAEQRLPVQEVRPEPRFEKPSIEPRSELKDKSSIPGMVVIDGDRGPIKAEPRSPDKGGSSGGGGGGGNGGGGGVFHKRLGPVDFSASLKAGLRAIKQNLMVVMLFTLATNVLVLAIPIYLFQISDRVLTSRSIDTLVMLTVLIVGAVILQAVFDGIRRMILMRTAVEVAAQLGAPILSAAARASLHSNGREYQTLGDLQQLRSFLVSSTLLSFLDAPIAPFFVLAVFLIHPHLGSIVIASALLLLIVTLLNQKATAAPFGEANTFQSKANLHLDSMSRNSQIINALAMIPEAVRIWGKDMAGSLKAQVTAQDRNIALASLSKAVRLLTQVMMLGWGAHLALDGKLTGGMVIAASIVAGRALGPIEGAIEGWHQVIQSRAAYSRIASLLQSSPLNFERLKLPRPEGRLDVERLLFVPQGTKRVVLNGVTFSLSPGDSLAVIGSSGAGKTTLGKMLVGSILPTSGNVRLDLMDLRNWDQRQFGENIGYLPQDVQLFPGTIKANIARMQEDASDADIYAAAKLADVHDMIALLPHGYETFVAADGSPLSGGQKQRVALARAFFGNPRMVVLDEPNSNLDSAGETALTRALAHARQQKITVITITQRPALLNSVDKVLLLVNGTVALFGMRQDVLKALSARGMNLEGNPLDHNQLT, encoded by the coding sequence ATGACCGACCACCGCGATCCGCCCTGGGAGCAATTCGCAACCGACGGCGACGAGGCTGCGGACGAGGCGGAGTTCTCCCCGCAGACCCCGGCCGCGGATGCTGCCTGCCAGCAACTGCTCCGCAGAATCGACCGCACGGAAAATGTCTTGGATCACAGTGTCAAGGAGTTCGACAAGGTGGTTGATCAGCTTCGCGGCGCGGCGGCCGCAAGAATTCGCCAGGAAACAGATCGTGCAGATACGGCCGCACCGCCTGCGTCCGAACGGAGCGCGACGGCGATGGCGGAGGTCATGCAACAGACAAGGACGCCCGCGCTAAAGGCCGATAACGCGAACACCGCCGAAATCGTGCCCGGCCCGCGAGGCGGCAGTGCCGAGCAGCGTCTGCCCGTCCAGGAGGTCCGGCCCGAACCACGCTTCGAAAAGCCGAGCATCGAGCCAAGGTCCGAACTCAAGGATAAGTCCTCCATACCGGGGATGGTCGTGATCGACGGCGACCGTGGCCCGATCAAGGCTGAGCCTAGATCTCCCGACAAAGGCGGCTCCTCGGGCGGGGGAGGTGGCGGTGGCAATGGCGGAGGCGGAGGCGTTTTCCATAAGCGCCTCGGCCCGGTCGATTTTTCCGCCAGCCTTAAGGCAGGTCTGCGGGCGATCAAGCAGAACCTGATGGTGGTGATGCTGTTCACGCTCGCCACCAACGTGCTCGTGCTCGCAATACCGATCTATCTGTTTCAGATATCGGACCGGGTGCTTACCAGCCGCTCGATCGACACGCTGGTCATGCTCACCGTGCTGATCGTTGGTGCGGTGATTCTGCAGGCCGTTTTCGACGGAATTCGCCGCATGATCCTCATGCGGACGGCAGTCGAGGTTGCCGCCCAGTTGGGTGCGCCGATCCTCAGCGCGGCCGCCCGAGCCTCGCTGCACAGCAACGGGCGGGAATATCAGACGCTTGGAGACCTGCAGCAGCTTCGCTCCTTTCTGGTGTCGAGCACCCTGCTTTCCTTCCTCGATGCTCCGATCGCGCCGTTCTTCGTCCTGGCGGTCTTCCTGATCCACCCGCATCTCGGCTCGATCGTCATCGCCTCGGCCCTGCTCCTGCTCATCGTCACCTTGTTGAACCAGAAGGCGACGGCGGCCCCCTTTGGAGAGGCCAACACATTCCAGAGCAAGGCGAACCTCCACCTCGACTCGATGTCGCGCAATTCGCAGATCATCAATGCGCTGGCGATGATCCCGGAAGCTGTGCGCATCTGGGGCAAGGACATGGCGGGCTCGCTCAAGGCCCAAGTCACGGCGCAGGACCGCAACATAGCCCTTGCCTCGCTCTCAAAGGCCGTACGGCTGCTAACCCAGGTCATGATGCTCGGCTGGGGAGCTCATCTCGCGCTCGATGGCAAGCTAACGGGCGGGATGGTCATTGCCGCATCGATCGTCGCCGGCCGGGCGCTCGGCCCGATCGAGGGAGCGATCGAAGGCTGGCACCAGGTCATCCAGTCGCGCGCCGCCTATTCGCGCATCGCTTCGCTGCTTCAGAGCTCGCCGCTCAATTTCGAGCGACTGAAACTGCCCCGTCCCGAGGGACGTCTCGACGTCGAGCGGCTGCTTTTCGTCCCGCAGGGCACCAAGCGTGTCGTCCTCAACGGAGTGACCTTCTCGCTCAGCCCCGGCGACTCCCTTGCCGTCATCGGCAGTTCCGGCGCGGGCAAGACGACGCTCGGCAAGATGCTCGTCGGCTCCATCCTGCCCACTTCCGGCAATGTCCGGCTCGATCTCATGGACCTGCGGAACTGGGATCAGCGTCAGTTCGGCGAAAATATCGGCTACCTCCCGCAGGACGTTCAGCTCTTTCCGGGAACGATCAAGGCCAATATCGCTCGGATGCAGGAGGACGCCAGCGACGCCGACATCTATGCCGCCGCCAAGCTTGCCGACGTGCACGACATGATCGCCCTGCTGCCGCACGGATACGAGACCTTCGTCGCGGCCGACGGATCGCCGCTCTCCGGCGGGCAAAAGCAGCGCGTCGCGCTCGCCCGGGCTTTTTTCGGCAACCCGCGCATGGTGGTGCTCGACGAGCCCAATTCCAATCTCGACAGCGCCGGCGAGACCGCGCTGACGCGCGCGCTTGCCCATGCCAGGCAGCAGAAAATCACCGTCATTACCATTACCCAGCGGCCCGCCCTCCTCAACAGCGTTGACAAGGTCCTGCTCCTGGTGAACGGCACCGTGGCCCTTTTCGGCATGCGCCAGGACGTCCTGAAGGCCCTCTCCGCGCGCGGCATGAATCTCGAGGGCAATCCGCTCGACCACAATCAGCTTACGTAG
- a CDS encoding HlyD family type I secretion periplasmic adaptor subunit, whose protein sequence is MTDTVKVYDLQWYAEVPRSIWRQTIAGLVLMAITFGGFGLWAFTAPLAAAVIAQGSFVATGQNKIIQHLEGGIIEDILVSEGDHVNADQPLVRLDETAALANERQLFLRRARLEAIVARLTAQVQGRDQIALPDILAAHLDDPELVPIIESQELNFEAWKSKLESEVGLFRQNIEGFRFRAEGYQRQLEAVRRQHALLEEELTGKKSLLEKNLIRRTEIKSIQRAIADADGQIGRLMAEISETGAQILKQEQQVRQTEETYREGALEELQKVEAELDTVREQLRGAASVLRRATINAPVSGTVVRLYYHTPGGVIESGKPIMEILPSDVPLIIEAQVLRTEIDSVKIGQKATVRLTALNQRTTPVLNGEVYYVSADSLPDPANNGAQDIYLARVNLPVSELTRIPGFAPTPGMPAEILIQTAERTFFDYLTKPIRDSMARAFMER, encoded by the coding sequence ATGACAGACACAGTCAAAGTTTACGACCTCCAATGGTATGCAGAGGTTCCGCGGTCGATCTGGAGGCAGACCATCGCCGGGCTGGTGCTCATGGCCATCACGTTCGGGGGCTTCGGCCTGTGGGCATTCACGGCGCCGCTGGCAGCAGCCGTCATAGCGCAGGGAAGCTTCGTCGCCACCGGCCAGAACAAGATCATCCAACACCTTGAAGGAGGGATCATCGAGGACATCCTGGTGAGCGAAGGCGACCACGTAAACGCCGACCAGCCGCTCGTCCGGTTGGACGAGACGGCAGCGCTCGCCAATGAACGTCAGCTGTTTCTGCGGCGCGCCCGCCTTGAGGCGATCGTCGCCCGCCTCACGGCCCAGGTTCAGGGTCGCGACCAGATTGCCCTGCCGGACATTCTTGCCGCCCATCTCGATGATCCGGAGCTCGTCCCGATTATCGAGAGCCAGGAACTCAATTTTGAGGCCTGGAAAAGCAAGCTGGAGAGCGAAGTCGGGCTGTTCAGACAGAACATCGAGGGCTTTCGGTTCCGCGCCGAAGGCTACCAGCGCCAACTCGAAGCCGTTCGCCGGCAGCACGCCCTCCTCGAGGAGGAGCTGACCGGCAAGAAGTCTCTCCTCGAAAAGAACTTGATCCGCAGAACGGAGATCAAGTCGATCCAGCGGGCGATCGCCGACGCCGATGGCCAGATCGGGAGACTGATGGCTGAGATTTCGGAGACGGGCGCCCAGATCCTGAAGCAGGAGCAACAGGTCCGGCAAACTGAGGAAACCTATCGTGAGGGCGCGCTTGAAGAATTGCAGAAGGTGGAGGCCGAACTGGACACGGTCCGCGAGCAGTTGAGAGGTGCGGCGAGCGTGCTGCGTCGCGCGACGATAAACGCGCCGGTTAGCGGCACGGTCGTCCGGCTCTACTATCACACGCCCGGCGGCGTCATCGAAAGCGGCAAGCCCATTATGGAGATCCTGCCGTCGGACGTCCCTCTCATCATCGAGGCGCAGGTGCTGCGCACCGAGATCGACAGCGTCAAGATCGGCCAGAAGGCGACCGTCAGGCTTACGGCGCTGAACCAACGGACGACGCCGGTCCTAAACGGGGAGGTCTACTATGTTTCTGCCGACTCGTTGCCGGATCCCGCAAACAACGGGGCACAGGACATCTATCTCGCCAGGGTCAATCTGCCCGTAAGTGAACTCACGCGAATTCCAGGCTTCGCGCCAACTCCGGGAATGCCCGCCGAGATCCTCATCCAAACGGCCGAACGAACCTTCTTCGACTACCTGACGAAACCGATCCGGGACAGCATGGCGCGCGCCTTTATGGAACGATGA
- a CDS encoding response regulator transcription factor, with translation MYRTSSSLSNFEDNNKVLQKKSKILMLAKTDLFAECLTQAISARFQDQEVVSLSDADGLLDGNLVDLSLVMLYRMPTAAFPSIIRMIREFHPKAAIGLVVEDADDLDSSIAGFVDEGLIHGVLPRNLHLDVCLTVIDLLMKGGEHFPAALLRRLAPQGLAAGGLVAQQEAVCESIDLESGAGIGKGVLTAREIQILDLICMGTQNKIIADRLGLSENTVKVHVRNIYKKMNVRNRTEAASRYFRSEADLGSLRMPSRWRN, from the coding sequence ATGTATCGTACGAGCTCGAGTCTGAGCAACTTTGAAGATAACAACAAGGTATTGCAGAAGAAAAGTAAGATCCTGATGCTCGCCAAGACCGACCTGTTCGCCGAATGCCTGACGCAGGCGATCAGTGCGCGTTTTCAAGATCAGGAAGTCGTGAGCCTTTCCGATGCCGACGGCCTTTTGGACGGGAATCTCGTGGACCTAAGCCTGGTCATGCTCTATCGCATGCCCACGGCGGCATTTCCATCGATCATCAGGATGATCCGTGAGTTTCATCCGAAGGCGGCGATCGGTCTGGTCGTAGAGGATGCGGACGATCTCGACTCGTCGATCGCCGGGTTCGTTGACGAGGGACTGATTCACGGCGTCCTGCCGCGCAATCTCCATCTCGACGTCTGCCTGACGGTTATCGACCTCCTCATGAAGGGGGGAGAGCATTTTCCCGCCGCACTGCTCAGGCGTTTGGCGCCACAAGGACTCGCTGCCGGTGGTCTTGTCGCGCAACAGGAGGCGGTTTGTGAAAGCATCGATCTGGAAAGCGGCGCCGGCATCGGCAAAGGCGTACTGACGGCGCGCGAGATTCAGATTCTCGATCTCATCTGCATGGGTACGCAGAACAAGATCATCGCCGATCGGCTCGGCCTCTCCGAGAACACCGTCAAGGTGCATGTTCGCAACATCTACAAGAAGATGAACGTGCGCAATCGGACGGAGGCGGCGTCGCGCTACTTCAGAAGCGAAGCGGATCTCGGCTCGCTCCGCATGCCCTCGCGTTGGCGCAACTGA
- a CDS encoding Lrp/AsnC family transcriptional regulator, with translation MEQLDGFDLKILSELQRDGHLTNNELSERIALSPSQCSRRRTRLEAEGYITGYQAQIDRQKLGLDLMVVISVTLATHNRDNAKRFAKLVSSLPEVLEAYALTGEMDYHLRVVTPDLAGLSHFVNDVLLPHDSVQHVKTSIVLETLKSFEGLPIPERMKG, from the coding sequence ATGGAGCAGCTTGACGGATTCGACCTCAAGATCCTCAGCGAATTGCAGCGTGATGGACACCTGACCAACAACGAATTGTCCGAGCGGATCGCGCTCTCACCCTCCCAATGCTCGCGGCGGCGCACCCGGCTGGAGGCGGAAGGCTATATCACCGGCTATCAGGCGCAGATCGACCGCCAGAAGCTGGGGCTCGATCTTATGGTGGTGATTTCAGTGACGCTCGCCACGCACAACCGCGACAATGCCAAGCGTTTCGCGAAGCTCGTCTCCAGCCTGCCGGAGGTGCTGGAAGCCTATGCGCTGACCGGCGAGATGGACTATCACCTGCGCGTGGTGACTCCCGACCTTGCCGGGCTGTCGCATTTCGTGAACGACGTGCTCTTGCCGCACGACAGCGTCCAGCACGTGAAGACTTCGATCGTGCTCGAAACGCTCAAGAGTTTCGAAGGGCTACCGATACCGGAGCGAATGAAGGGTTAG
- the hmgA gene encoding homogentisate 1,2-dioxygenase, translating into MLEKAEKRRGTAAGQEQTLNYMPGFGNDFETESLPGALPQGQNSPQKCNYGLYAEQLSGSPFTAPRGTNERSWLYRIRPSVRHTGRFRRIDYPLWKTAPHIVEHSLALGQLRWSPLPVPTGTLNFLEGIRTMTTAGDALTQAGMAAHVYAFNADMMDDYFFNADGELLIVPEAGAIQVFTELGKMDVEPSEICLVPRGTMFKVTRVGEEQVWRGYICENYGAKFTLPDRGPIGANCLANPRDFKTPVAAYEDKETPCRVQVKWCGSFHMVEIGHSPLDVVAWHGNYAPYKYDLKTFSPVGAILFDHPDPSIFTVLTAPSGEEGTANVDFVIFPPRWLVAEHTFRPPWYHRNIMSEFMGLIYGRYDAKEEGFVPGGMSLHNMMLAHGPDFSGFEKASNGELKPVKLDNTMAFMFETRFPQQLTKFAGELETLQDDYIDCWSGLERKFDGTPGIK; encoded by the coding sequence ATGTTGGAGAAGGCGGAAAAGCGGCGCGGGACCGCAGCGGGCCAGGAACAGACGCTCAATTACATGCCCGGTTTCGGCAACGACTTCGAAACTGAAAGTCTGCCCGGCGCCCTGCCGCAGGGGCAGAACAGTCCGCAGAAATGCAACTATGGCCTTTACGCCGAGCAGCTCTCCGGCTCGCCATTCACGGCGCCGCGCGGCACCAACGAACGATCTTGGCTCTATCGCATTCGGCCGAGCGTGCGCCATACGGGTCGTTTCCGCAGGATCGATTATCCTCTCTGGAAGACGGCGCCGCACATCGTCGAGCATTCACTCGCGCTCGGGCAGTTGCGATGGAGCCCTCTTCCCGTTCCAACGGGCACCCTCAACTTCCTTGAAGGCATCCGCACCATGACGACGGCGGGCGATGCGCTTACGCAAGCCGGAATGGCCGCGCATGTCTATGCCTTCAATGCCGACATGATGGACGACTATTTCTTCAACGCCGATGGAGAGCTTTTGATCGTGCCAGAAGCCGGCGCCATCCAGGTCTTCACCGAACTCGGCAAGATGGATGTGGAGCCGTCGGAAATCTGCCTCGTGCCGCGCGGTACAATGTTCAAGGTCACGCGCGTCGGCGAGGAGCAGGTCTGGCGCGGTTATATCTGTGAGAATTACGGAGCGAAATTCACGCTGCCGGATCGCGGCCCGATCGGCGCCAATTGCCTCGCCAATCCGCGCGACTTCAAGACGCCTGTTGCCGCTTACGAGGACAAGGAAACGCCTTGCCGGGTGCAGGTGAAATGGTGCGGCTCCTTCCACATGGTCGAGATCGGCCATTCGCCGCTCGACGTCGTCGCCTGGCACGGCAATTACGCGCCCTACAAATACGACCTCAAGACCTTCTCGCCGGTCGGCGCGATCCTGTTCGACCATCCCGATCCGTCGATCTTCACGGTGCTCACCGCACCCTCGGGAGAGGAGGGCACGGCCAATGTCGACTTCGTCATCTTCCCGCCGCGCTGGCTGGTCGCCGAACATACGTTCCGCCCGCCCTGGTATCATCGCAACATCATGAGCGAGTTCATGGGCCTGATCTACGGGCGCTACGATGCGAAGGAGGAGGGCTTCGTGCCGGGCGGCATGAGCCTGCACAACATGATGCTGGCGCACGGACCGGATTTCTCCGGCTTCGAGAAGGCCTCGAACGGCGAGCTGAAGCCGGTCAAGCTCGACAACACCATGGCTTTCATGTTCGAGACCCGCTTCCCGCAGCAACTGACCAAGTTTGCGGGCGAACTGGAGACGCTGCAGGACGATTACATCGACTGCTGGTCCGGGCTCGAGCGGAAATTCGACGGCACGCCCGGAATCAAGTGA
- a CDS encoding class I SAM-dependent methyltransferase: MTQNQIVFDGESLITPIAISTELSSPKTDRHDDQLATGRAELALALMIAQQQVEQGREPAAIIHHLIGALHEMRRRFDASVWQALIPIVQNHPLSHFFHQDPFTRWSFEKPRGYSGDAQLIDFIYGHPSVSKEIANASPLGRALYDYTKDAPSSVAVRERRDLLTRYVDTIAAERGPETEILTIAAGHLREADSSVALKEQRIKRWIALDQDPLSVGLIARDFRGTCVEAIDGSVRGLLGKGYNLGQFDFIYAAGLYDYLADKVAVKLTKRCLQMLKPNGVFLFANFAQDISDDGYMETFMNWALLLRSEADMWRIINASVDRNAVDAQLVFGANRNIVYGIIQKRA; this comes from the coding sequence GTGACCCAAAATCAGATTGTTTTCGACGGCGAAAGCCTTATCACCCCCATTGCCATCTCAACCGAGCTTTCATCGCCTAAGACCGATCGCCACGACGACCAGTTGGCGACGGGCAGAGCCGAACTCGCTCTTGCGCTCATGATCGCTCAGCAACAGGTCGAGCAGGGCCGGGAGCCGGCTGCGATCATCCATCATCTCATCGGGGCGCTTCACGAGATGCGGCGCCGGTTTGACGCAAGCGTCTGGCAAGCGCTGATCCCGATTGTACAGAACCACCCGCTGTCTCATTTCTTTCATCAGGATCCGTTCACGCGCTGGTCTTTCGAGAAACCGCGCGGCTATTCCGGCGACGCGCAGCTGATCGACTTCATCTATGGTCATCCCAGCGTCTCCAAGGAAATCGCAAACGCGTCTCCACTGGGGCGCGCACTTTATGATTACACCAAGGACGCGCCGTCGTCGGTCGCAGTCAGGGAGCGTCGCGATCTCCTGACGCGGTATGTTGATACAATTGCGGCCGAACGGGGCCCTGAAACGGAAATCCTGACGATCGCGGCCGGACATCTGCGCGAGGCCGACAGCTCCGTCGCGCTCAAGGAGCAGCGGATAAAACGCTGGATTGCGCTCGATCAGGATCCTTTGAGCGTCGGCTTGATCGCGCGCGACTTCCGGGGAACCTGCGTCGAGGCGATCGACGGTTCCGTCCGCGGTCTTCTTGGCAAGGGCTACAATCTGGGTCAATTCGATTTCATCTACGCCGCCGGACTTTACGACTATCTTGCCGACAAGGTGGCGGTGAAGCTCACGAAGAGATGCCTGCAAATGCTGAAGCCCAATGGGGTCTTCCTCTTTGCCAATTTCGCGCAGGACATCAGCGACGATGGCTACATGGAAACGTTTATGAACTGGGCCTTGTTGCTGCGTTCGGAGGCGGACATGTGGAGAATTATCAATGCGAGCGTCGACCGTAACGCGGTCGATGCGCAGTTGGTGTTCGGCGCCAACCGAAACATCGTCTACGGCATTATCCAGAAGCGCGCGTAA
- the hppD gene encoding 4-hydroxyphenylpyruvate dioxygenase produces MGPFPHDAPPANISADNPAGTDGFEFVEFAHPEPEKLKDLFSRMGYTPVARHRTKNITVWRQGDINYILNAEPGSHAMRFVDKHGPCAPSMAWRVVDAKHAFEHAVAKGAEPYAGNDKSLDVPAIVGIGGSLLYFVETYGEKGSAYEAEFEWLGERDPKPAGVGFYYLDHLTHNVYRGNMDKWWAFYRELFNFKQIHYFDIDGRITGLVSRAITSPCGKIRIPLNESKDDTSQIEEYLKKYKGEGIQHIAVGTEAIYDAVDKLAENGLKFMPGPPETYYEMSHERVHGHEEPVERMKEHGILIDGEGVVNGGMTKILLQIFSRTVIGPIFFEFIQRKGDEGFGEGNFRALFESIEADQIRRGTLKNPQAAE; encoded by the coding sequence ATGGGCCCGTTCCCGCACGACGCACCGCCTGCAAATATCTCGGCGGACAATCCCGCCGGAACGGACGGATTCGAGTTCGTCGAATTCGCCCACCCGGAACCGGAGAAGCTCAAGGACCTCTTCAGTCGTATGGGCTACACGCCGGTTGCCAGGCACAGGACGAAGAACATCACCGTATGGCGTCAGGGCGACATCAACTACATCCTGAACGCGGAGCCTGGCTCGCATGCCATGCGCTTCGTCGACAAGCACGGGCCCTGCGCCCCGTCGATGGCCTGGCGTGTCGTCGACGCGAAGCATGCCTTCGAGCACGCCGTTGCGAAAGGTGCCGAGCCCTATGCCGGCAATGACAAGAGCCTCGACGTGCCTGCAATCGTCGGCATTGGCGGCTCGCTTCTCTACTTCGTGGAAACCTACGGCGAAAAGGGCTCCGCCTACGAAGCCGAGTTCGAATGGCTGGGCGAGCGTGATCCGAAGCCGGCCGGCGTCGGTTTCTATTATCTCGACCACCTGACCCACAACGTCTATCGCGGCAATATGGACAAGTGGTGGGCCTTCTATCGCGAGCTGTTCAATTTCAAGCAGATCCACTACTTCGACATCGACGGTCGCATCACCGGCCTCGTCAGCCGCGCGATCACCTCGCCCTGCGGCAAGATCCGGATTCCCTTGAACGAGTCGAAGGACGACACCAGCCAGATCGAGGAATATCTGAAGAAGTACAAGGGCGAAGGCATCCAGCACATCGCCGTCGGCACCGAGGCGATCTACGACGCCGTCGACAAGCTGGCCGAGAACGGCCTCAAATTCATGCCGGGACCGCCGGAGACCTACTACGAAATGTCGCACGAGCGCGTCCACGGCCACGAGGAACCGGTCGAACGGATGAAGGAGCACGGTATCCTGATCGACGGCGAGGGCGTGGTGAACGGCGGCATGACGAAGATCCTGCTGCAGATCTTCTCCCGCACCGTCATCGGGCCGATCTTCTTCGAATTCATCCAGCGCAAAGGCGACGAGGGCTTCGGCGAAGGCAACTTCCGCGCGCTGTTCGAATCGATCGAAGCCGATCAGATCCGCCGTGGCACCCTCAAGAATCCGCAGGCTGCCGAATAG
- a CDS encoding MarR family winged helix-turn-helix transcriptional regulator, translated as MAGNGFELETFLPYRLNRAAEFVALRFAAQYKARFQLTRPEWRTLAALGSSGRSMTATEIGAHSSMHKTKVSRAVFSLEQRRWLKREEDGRDRRFEHLALMPAGEQAYKELTKLASRYQAELLSTLGADDMEALATGLRAVERAMKKSVARQ; from the coding sequence ATGGCGGGGAACGGGTTCGAATTGGAGACATTCCTGCCCTATCGGCTGAACCGCGCGGCGGAATTCGTGGCGCTGCGCTTCGCCGCGCAATACAAGGCGCGCTTTCAGCTCACCCGTCCCGAATGGCGAACGCTCGCCGCGCTCGGCAGTTCGGGCCGTAGCATGACGGCAACCGAGATCGGCGCACATTCCTCCATGCACAAGACGAAGGTGAGCCGCGCCGTCTTCAGCCTCGAGCAGCGCCGATGGCTCAAGCGCGAGGAGGATGGCCGCGATCGCCGCTTCGAGCACTTGGCGCTGATGCCGGCAGGTGAGCAGGCCTATAAGGAATTGACGAAACTCGCGAGTCGTTATCAGGCGGAACTGCTTTCCACCCTCGGCGCGGACGATATGGAAGCGCTCGCCACAGGCCTGCGCGCTGTGGAACGGGCGATGAAGAAATCGGTCGCACGTCAGTAA
- a CDS encoding tetratricopeptide repeat protein encodes MIVEVIEYTKDFEAIRDNWNGIYLSDPESHPFLSWAWLKQYLPCKERWFILALRQQQTGGHYQAFLPLEVATYQDQGTGLFCDEILMIGNHGIGHGGFLCVPGLEDDAADAFAGFIATENWTSIRFDCCSPTPARLERLLGAFPDGPFARVENADEGEKVNPFGRRIHSVLVRTRTGRNLHDMLNRRSIDIVFERAVALHTQGRIDEAEAGYRQVIRTMPGHVQARRGLALLCSDKSDHAEAEHLYRGLLSIAPDADDVRHRLGDSQVAQACYCEASKTFESLLTRYPHRGLVRYKLAVALLAAGRKDAAIAVFSSFEDISSDDPDHIRCKARAREVLWRLTATARGAEEEEPDDRAFQRPISFVPTGSSPSARFLTVTSLLPLEPSLPGGAWARLHAGPTLYGCKGSRLKH; translated from the coding sequence ATGATAGTAGAAGTCATCGAATACACTAAAGATTTTGAAGCGATCCGTGACAACTGGAACGGAATATATCTCTCAGACCCCGAGTCTCATCCTTTCCTGTCCTGGGCCTGGCTGAAACAATACCTGCCGTGCAAAGAGCGATGGTTCATCCTCGCCTTGAGGCAGCAGCAGACCGGCGGGCACTACCAGGCTTTCCTGCCGCTTGAGGTGGCGACCTATCAGGATCAGGGAACAGGACTCTTCTGCGACGAGATCCTGATGATCGGCAACCACGGCATCGGTCATGGCGGTTTCCTCTGCGTGCCGGGCCTGGAAGACGATGCGGCGGATGCATTCGCCGGCTTCATCGCGACCGAAAACTGGACGAGCATCCGGTTCGATTGCTGCAGCCCCACTCCAGCCCGGCTGGAGCGGTTGCTCGGCGCCTTCCCCGACGGGCCGTTCGCCCGGGTGGAGAACGCCGATGAAGGGGAGAAGGTAAATCCTTTCGGGCGGCGCATCCACAGCGTCCTCGTCAGAACCAGGACGGGCCGAAACCTGCACGACATGCTGAACCGGCGCAGCATCGATATCGTGTTCGAACGCGCGGTGGCGCTACATACGCAAGGCAGAATCGATGAGGCGGAGGCCGGATATCGACAGGTGATCCGTACCATGCCTGGGCATGTTCAGGCGCGGCGTGGGCTCGCGCTGCTCTGCAGCGACAAGAGTGACCATGCGGAGGCGGAGCATCTTTATCGCGGTCTGCTGTCGATCGCGCCGGATGCCGATGACGTTCGGCATCGACTCGGAGACTCGCAAGTGGCGCAAGCCTGCTATTGCGAGGCGAGCAAGACCTTCGAAAGCCTCCTTACCCGCTACCCGCATCGCGGCCTCGTGCGATACAAGCTGGCCGTCGCACTTCTCGCTGCGGGGCGGAAAGACGCCGCCATAGCCGTGTTCTCGAGCTTCGAGGACATCTCCTCCGACGATCCGGATCATATTCGCTGCAAAGCGAGGGCGCGGGAGGTCTTGTGGCGCCTGACGGCGACTGCCAGGGGCGCGGAAGAAGAGGAACCGGACGATCGAGCGTTCCAGCGGCCGATCTCCTTCGTACCGACCGGAAGCTCTCCCTCAGCCCGCTTCCTGACGGTGACGTCGCTATTGCCGCTGGAGCCTTCGCTGCCCGGCGGCGCATGGGCGCGCCTGCATGCCGGACCTACCCTCTACGGCTGCAAAGGCTCACGGCTGAAGCATTGA